The window gttctagttcagttctagttcagttctagttcagttctagttcagttctagttcagttctagttcagttctagttcagttctagttcagttctgttcagttctagttcagttctagttcagttctagttcagttctagttcagttctagttcagttctagttcagttctagtcagttctagttcagttctagttcagttctagttcagttctagttcagttctagttcagttctagttcagttctagttcagttctagttcagttctagttcagttctagttcagttctagttcagttctagttcagttctagttcagttctagttcagttctagttcagttctagttcagttctagttcagttctagttcagttctagttcagttctagttcagttctagttcagttctagttcagttctagttcagttctagttcagttctagttcagttctagttcagttctagttcagttctagttcagttctagttcagttctagtttagttcagtttctagttcagttagtttcagttcttctagttcagttcagttctagttcagtctagttcagttctagttcagttctagttcagttctagttcagttctagttcagttctagttcagttctagttcagttcagtgttcagttctagttcagtagttcagttcagttctagttcagttctagttcagttctagttcagttctagttcagttctagttcagttctagttcagttctagttcagttctagttcagttctagttcagttctagttcagttctagttcagttctagttcagttctagttcaattataaaaagaaaaagtcagTAGTGGCTTACTATGTCAATCTGAATGTTGAAACCTTTTATCAGAAATATCTAATCAAgacttttatagaaatttttattttacacatataaatttttcaGTCGCGTATAAATAACAGAAATCCAGTTCTAAAAAAGTCACTTTAATGTTTGTTCTCCTAaagaaataacattaaaatgcgCTTGGCTACATTTTATCAAATAATTGcggttttaataatttcaaaaataaatggaaTCTATACTAGTGGTAAAATGTATACCACAGCAACTAATAAACAGTACTTTATAAATCCAGATCAAAAGGTTAGCTAATAAATGAAttcttactttaaatattttaattgtaaacaacgaatttttaatatttcagtaTACTTGGTTCGATGGTCTTAGtgaatgtttaaaaatgaaCATGACTTTGGTCTCAATTGAAACACAACCGAAATCGGAGGAAATAAATACTCtagtaaaaagtatttttaaaaaaaatattattctctGGGTTGGAGGGATTTTAACCCATTACCCCGATTCACGCAACTATATATGGATAAATACAGGAGAAAAATTCACTTATACATTTTGGAAATATCTAAATCCAGATTTTTCTCTCAACAATGAGTATTGTATACAAATCGGTTCCGCCTCAGATATGGAATGGAATGATAATGTATGTGCAGTTAAATACGGTTTCATATGTGAATATGACGAAAAAAGCCTAAGGGCTGAACAATATAAATTAGAAATGGAAAGAAATCTCCAGAAATGTCAACAAGATTTAAAGGAACAGATTATCCTTAAAGATACTCATAAAATGGTGTCTGAAGAACTAAAAAATTTACGGGATCTGCAGAAACATCAACTAGAATTGGGGGAACAATTGCAGAAGGAAACTAGAAAATTATATGAAGCtttgcaaaaacaacaagaatggcagaattttattgcaaaacaaTTACAAACCCTAGAACCGGAGGAAAatcaagaaaatgaaaataaaaatcgaaaatatcGGGACATTAGTTTTCAATTTAATCAAAATACTTATCAATTGTCGAATGGACAATTTCGGGAAAATAgcaataattaaagaaaagaaaaaatctgaAGTATATATTTTCATAGTATCAAATTGTAAATCATTTTGTGAAGTAgttcaacatttttttcttggaccagcactcaggggatGACTCATACGCATGCAGTGCTTTGTGCTGGAACTGGGAAAATGAGTTGTGAAAGGGAGGAGGTAGATGTAGTAGTATTTGTggtcatttaatttaaatcgttTCACATCGAAAATAACGGGGAATGCTTCTGTAGGAAGTTCGTTGCACATACGAGTagtgcggctgaagaatgaatttccCCATTATAGTATCGGTAGAACAGTGTTATACATCCCATGTTGCATCGGTGCTCCAGAGaatcaatataattttagcCTATTGTCACCGATAAGTGTTTTCGAGCTCTCTTGTACGAggtcgagtagctccaaaatagatTTCCAAGCTCCGGCCTTTTTTCGACacttaaaaaatgtgtttagtccatCTCACTGTATGACTATATGCGGGCGTTAAAATCGACTATGTTAGAGATTTGTATCAAGTCGTGATTGAGTAGATAGagttggaagtttgacatagaagATCATTTATGAAGATAATGGACTTAACTATGTTGAGATCCACTAAAATCCTCTTAACGACAAGAATAACTATGTTAGGCAGAGTTTCTAATACCAATGCCATACTAAGGTAGCTATGGGAGGTGACGGACTATGCGCCCGTGATCTGCCAATTTAATAAGCAAATACTAACAtagattttaacattttttgtgcaaaatttgagcATTCTAGCTCCAATAGTTTTTGCAAAATACGAATTTCTGTATTTAATGAATATGGGAAGTACCATGCCCCCTTTTTCCAGTCCGCCCATAATCATATTGATATCAAAGTGAGCACTCCAAATATTATACCTTTTCAGATACAAGATATATGGTATTAACTAAATATTGACAATAACACACCCACTACTAtccaaaaaagaacttccaaagaagggAAATAAAATCAGAATTCACTCCATggatataagtttgtcattccgtttgtaatttctataatgtgtgtttgttgaaatcagtttttagaggaccccagatatcggcgagatccgaatcttcaataattctgttagacatgctttcgagaagatctctatttaaaagcaacaaaatcggtccataaataccggagttatgagcaaaaatctgagacaacctcatagaaagggactttttggtactttttcgttctacaaaaggtaattttttgaattatctatagtattgaacctagaaacatgaaatttagaatgtaggacctttactaggtaagaacctataaaaagggactttttggtactttttcgttctacaaaaggtacttttttgaattttctataatattacacctagaaacgtgaaatttagaatgtagagTCTTGACTATGTAAGAACatacaaaaagggactttttggtactttttcgttctacaaaaagtattttttgaattttctataatattgaaccacgaaacatgaaatttagaatgtagggccttgactaggtaagaacctataaaaagggactttttcgttcttcaaaagctactttttgaaatttctataatattgaacctagaagcatgaaatttagcatgttgggccttgactaggtaagaacttgcaaaaagagactttttggaactttttctttctacaaaaggtactttttgaattttctacaatattgaacctagaaacattatatgaagtatgtagagcccgagAAGCCCAAGCATTGaaaaaatagaataatattCGCATCTTCGAaagtcattaaacatcacttTCACAGAAGGTCACTAATTGCACTACACTACAGTTATGACACTAAAGTTTATCCTGGAAAATTTGAAAACTGTAGCTgtgataattttctaaatttatatcATCATGTGTCACACTCACTATTGCTAGTTTGCCCATTATTCCCCTAGTTATACCCTTcagcactttagtggggagggtatattagtTATGTGCTGGTGTTTGTAACGCGCaacaatattggtcctataccacacattaaagtataccaatcggctcagaatcactttctgactcgatttagctatgtccgtccgtctgtccatgtaaaccttgtaatcaaactgcaggtcgcaattttaaagacaattcaatgaaatttcaatagacgaagcctattgaaaatagttaacatcggtccattatttcacctaacccccatacaacagaaccagccgaatagggctttaaagttcattattatgtttaatatactcgtatctcgacaaaaagtttctatactagccttgatggccctcatgaactttataatcatagggcctcatttgacccttgcTAAAGCCCTCCTCAAAATTTGGacttaaatgttcacaattttattaagcaataaatggcttaaatatttctgaggcaaggtacaattcaactttaatgctttattatgaaaactaaatcacattttattcttgTAACTGGTgttgggtattatatggtctcgCCCGACTGTTAGATGGGCGATATTGTTAAATCTGTAAAGAacgttaaaatcaatttcaaaaGAAGGATTTGAATATATACGGCGTATGTCAACTATGGAGCGTTCATCGTGGAATACAGTAGATAGATTTCGGTTGATATAAAACTCGGTTATATCATATTTCAGTGTTATACTGGCATTTTAcaaggaccttatatgggcattaggatcaattatggaccgatcgtaataTGAAtcttatttttgttgaattttattccTATACGAATTTGAGAAGGGAAACTTTTCTGAAAGGGTCTTGtatgggaggtagggtcaattgtgatctcgatttttttttttaaattttattatttttttaattatttttagttcaaATCCATTACAGTCCTAACGATTCAAGataatgaattgaaaaaaagtatcCCGATATTTTCTACTGTTCCACAGTTTTTCTTGACTTTCggtattttcatttgtttgcaAATCTTgacgattttgtaaaatttccaacaattaaaatttttgtttttgtaataattgtaaaaattgttgATCCTCTTTAAAATCCGTTTGTATATCCTGAGCTTGTAGTTCTCGTTGCTTTAATTCGTTCtccaaaattttttgtaattcaattttaagttcttcatgttgttgctgttttgatGTAAGTTCCTGTTGTAATTGTTCATGTTTCATTATGTTAATGTTCAAGTTCTTTTCGAGCAGATCATAATCTTGTACTTCCTGTCGCAGTGCATTCaaactttttgttatttcttgtaaattttctacaacttgtgtactgttttgttttaaaccaaCAACTTCATTCCATTCCATATCAGAGCCCCAACCGATTTCCACACAATATTCATTACTGTTAGTAAAATCGGGATTATTAACCTTCCAATAGGTGTAATTGAATTGTTGATCTATTGGCATCCATGTATAGTTACGTGTATCGGAATTACGAATCATAATACCACCCACCCATAGTGCTACAACTTTGCCAAATGTTTCTTTTATCAAGTAATTGATTAGAATACGTTTCTATGGCCACCAGATTCATATTGAGTTTTAAACATTCACTCAGAGCATCAAACC of the Lucilia cuprina isolate Lc7/37 chromosome 2, ASM2204524v1, whole genome shotgun sequence genome contains:
- the LOC111687544 gene encoding lectin subunit alpha-like; this translates as MRLATFYQIIAVLIISKINGIYTSGKMYTTATNKQYFINPDQKYTWFDGLSECLKMNMTLVSIETQPKSEEINTLVKSIFKKNIILWVGGILTHYPDSRNYIWINTGEKFTYTFWKYLNPDFSLNNEYCIQIGSASDMEWNDNVCAVKYGFICEYDEKSLRAEQYKLEMERNLQKCQQDLKEQIILKDTHKMVSEELKNLRDLQKHQLELGEQLQKETRKLYEALQKQQEWQNFIAKQLQTLEPEENQENENKNRKYRDISFQFNQNTYQLSNGQFRENSNN